The proteins below come from a single Streptomyces spongiicola genomic window:
- a CDS encoding type I polyketide synthase, with product MAEGGARAGADRAAGGGRAEPARGGGRGVPVAITGMAVLLPGAGDLTAYWRNLAAGADAIGEVPEGRWDAAYYRPGEAAGPAAADRVYCRRGGFVDGLADVDVARFGIMPSSVSGTEPDQLIALQVAASAIADAGGGDRLPARERVGVVLGRGGYLTPGLVRLDQRVRTAAQLVRTLGELLPDLAPEQLARVREAFTERLGPDRPENAIGLVPNLAASRLANRLDLRGPAYTVDAACASSLVAVDQAVGELASGRCDVVLAGGVHHCHDITLWSVFSQLRALSPSQRIRPFHRDADGILIGEGTGVVVLKRLADAERDGDRIYAVVTGTAVGSDGRTAGLASPDPRGQVRAVRQAWEAAGLDPAAPGSVGLLEAHGTATPAGDTAELHTLREVFGPPDGRDGRSGEGGEGGRTAVIGSVKSMIGHAMPAAGVAGLVKAALAVHHATLLPTLHCDDPHPALAGTRFRPLAEAAPWEPGPGGTPRRAAVNAFGFGGINAHVVLEQAPEVRPFTAAPGGRAAFPAAAGGVPGGPGRAPAVTAVAEPERVLLLDAGTPEGLAARLDADDSTVLASVPGPAERPAERPAERPAERPAGRPVGRTRLGIVDPTPKRLALARRVAAKGRAWHGRGDVWFSPYPLLGGERPGRIAFVFPGLEAEFEPRVDDVAERFGPTGSGPRSGAAAARVGDVGRHGLGVVAVGRLLDTALRRMGVVPEAVAGHSIGEWTAMAAAGLYAEGAVDDFMASLDPDSVKVPDLAFAAVGASADRVLAGLAALGLPVTLSHDNAPSQSMVCGPPDAVGEFVRAFRAQGVLCRVLPFRSGFHTPMLRPSLGPFRAAAGRFALHPPTVPVWSGTTASPFPGDEAAIRELFVRHLLEPVRFRQLTEALYAAGFRVFVQVGTGALASLVGDTLAGRDHLAVAANSPHRPGLAQLRRVAVALWTAGAPVDPGVVDRRGTGSAGAPERRARGTLPDAGFTPAGPASAPAGGAGAAGAAAPRLTVRLDLGGGLVSLDPVVLAGLRLSMRAGRGEAAGAGPAVTGPAAPAPAGTAALGPVTAGADTAGHSGAAAAALSAVGGGQRAEGTGGGDGTGGGARAGTVTGSEAVTGSEAVTGTRAGSRTGTVTGNGTGPETEPGTGNGTGAWRPADRFPALAELDALMRETAATAAELIEAAGRRPAPVPRPGGPAHARAAVPSPRSPGARPVRPSPGPGPAAPADALPGGAAPEVPGNPSEYPVRVGTAAMPYLLDHCFFRQRADWPEVADRWPVVPATTIVHHLMEAAERGAPGRRAVAVHEARFDRWLSAAEPADVAVRTAPAGPGRLAVSFGPHARGVVEVAARYPAPPRPWDPAGLGGERAPDHSAAQLYAERWMFHGPAYQGVTTLRGIGRRHVRALLTTPSAPGALLDNVGQVLGYWIMATGTERTVVFPVRMRQMRFFGPAPRPGSAVECLVRVTSLTADLLEADAQLTSGGRVWAELTGWQDRRFDNDPHTRPVERFPERHTLSEARPGGWVLVHERWPDLASRDLIMRNMLGSAERAAYERHSPRGRRQWLLGRIAAKDAVRQWLWQRGEGPVFPAELSVDNDGRGRPRVTGTHGRTLPPLAVSLAHRAEAAAAIVRPYRQLPGGGAVTGPGIDIEEVAEPSGATLAAALTPGERELLTVCRTRTGHGGDERLGASAALWFTRFWAAKEAAAKAEGTGFDGRPRDFAVVAASGDRLAVEVRGAQGAPVRAYRVRCEEVANPPGLPPRSYVVAWTEGPERQRNGHEEEDR from the coding sequence ATGGCCGAGGGAGGGGCGCGTGCCGGTGCGGACCGGGCCGCGGGCGGCGGGCGCGCCGAGCCGGCCCGCGGCGGCGGCCGCGGTGTCCCCGTCGCCATCACGGGAATGGCCGTTCTGCTGCCGGGAGCCGGCGATCTGACGGCGTACTGGCGCAACCTGGCCGCCGGGGCCGACGCCATCGGCGAGGTGCCCGAGGGCCGCTGGGACGCCGCGTACTACCGTCCCGGAGAGGCGGCCGGGCCTGCCGCGGCGGACCGGGTGTACTGCCGGCGCGGCGGCTTCGTGGACGGGCTGGCGGACGTGGACGTGGCCCGCTTCGGCATCATGCCCAGCTCGGTGTCCGGTACCGAACCCGACCAGCTGATAGCGCTCCAGGTGGCCGCCTCCGCCATCGCCGACGCGGGTGGCGGGGACCGGTTGCCGGCCCGTGAGCGGGTCGGCGTCGTACTGGGCCGGGGCGGCTATCTGACGCCGGGGCTGGTCCGCCTCGACCAGCGGGTGCGCACCGCGGCCCAACTGGTGCGCACGCTCGGGGAACTGCTCCCGGACCTCGCACCCGAGCAGCTCGCCCGGGTGCGGGAGGCGTTCACCGAGCGCCTGGGTCCCGACCGGCCGGAGAACGCCATCGGCCTGGTCCCCAATCTGGCGGCCTCCCGGCTGGCCAACCGGCTCGACCTGCGCGGGCCCGCCTACACGGTGGACGCCGCCTGCGCCTCCTCGCTCGTCGCCGTGGACCAGGCGGTGGGCGAGCTGGCGTCCGGACGGTGCGACGTGGTCCTCGCGGGCGGTGTGCACCACTGCCACGACATCACGCTGTGGAGCGTCTTCTCGCAACTGCGCGCGCTGTCGCCGAGTCAGCGCATCCGCCCCTTCCACCGGGACGCGGACGGCATCCTCATCGGCGAGGGCACGGGCGTGGTCGTGCTGAAGCGGCTGGCGGACGCCGAGCGGGACGGGGACCGGATCTACGCGGTCGTCACGGGCACCGCGGTCGGCAGCGACGGGCGTACGGCCGGTCTGGCCAGCCCCGATCCGCGCGGCCAGGTCCGCGCCGTGCGGCAGGCGTGGGAGGCGGCCGGGCTGGACCCCGCCGCGCCGGGGTCGGTCGGCCTGCTGGAGGCGCACGGCACGGCCACCCCCGCCGGCGACACGGCCGAACTGCACACGCTGAGGGAGGTGTTCGGGCCGCCGGACGGGCGGGACGGCCGCAGCGGCGAGGGCGGCGAAGGCGGCCGGACGGCCGTGATCGGCTCGGTGAAGTCGATGATCGGCCACGCGATGCCGGCCGCGGGGGTCGCCGGCCTGGTCAAGGCGGCTCTCGCCGTGCACCACGCGACACTGCTGCCGACCCTGCACTGCGACGATCCGCATCCCGCGCTCGCCGGCACCCGGTTCCGTCCGCTCGCCGAGGCTGCGCCCTGGGAGCCGGGCCCCGGGGGCACTCCGCGCCGGGCGGCGGTGAACGCCTTCGGGTTCGGCGGGATCAACGCCCATGTCGTCCTCGAACAGGCACCGGAGGTACGGCCGTTCACGGCCGCGCCGGGAGGGCGGGCCGCGTTCCCGGCGGCCGCCGGCGGGGTGCCGGGCGGTCCGGGCCGGGCACCGGCGGTCACCGCCGTGGCGGAGCCGGAGCGCGTGCTGCTGCTGGACGCCGGTACACCGGAAGGCCTCGCCGCGCGGCTGGACGCAGACGACTCCACCGTGCTGGCGTCGGTGCCCGGCCCCGCGGAACGACCCGCAGAACGACCCGCAGAACGGCCAGCAGAACGACCCGCCGGGCGGCCCGTCGGGCGGACGCGACTGGGGATCGTCGACCCGACGCCGAAGCGGCTGGCACTCGCCCGCCGGGTGGCCGCCAAGGGCCGGGCGTGGCACGGCCGCGGTGATGTGTGGTTCTCCCCGTACCCGCTGCTCGGCGGCGAGCGGCCGGGCCGGATCGCCTTCGTCTTCCCCGGACTGGAGGCCGAGTTCGAGCCCCGCGTCGACGATGTCGCCGAGCGCTTCGGGCCCACCGGATCGGGTCCGCGGAGCGGCGCGGCGGCAGCCCGGGTCGGCGACGTCGGCCGGCACGGGCTGGGCGTGGTCGCGGTGGGCAGGCTGCTGGACACGGCGCTGCGCCGGATGGGCGTGGTGCCGGAGGCGGTGGCCGGGCACAGCATCGGCGAGTGGACGGCGATGGCGGCCGCGGGCCTGTACGCCGAGGGCGCCGTCGACGACTTCATGGCCTCGCTCGACCCGGACTCGGTGAAGGTGCCGGACCTCGCCTTCGCCGCGGTGGGCGCCTCGGCCGACCGGGTCCTGGCGGGTCTGGCGGCCCTCGGGCTGCCGGTGACCCTGTCCCACGACAACGCGCCGAGCCAGTCGATGGTCTGCGGACCGCCGGACGCGGTCGGGGAGTTCGTGCGCGCCTTCCGCGCGCAGGGCGTGCTGTGCCGCGTGCTGCCGTTCCGCTCGGGATTCCACACGCCCATGCTGAGGCCCTCGCTGGGGCCGTTCCGCGCCGCGGCCGGGCGCTTCGCACTGCACCCGCCGACCGTGCCGGTCTGGTCGGGTACGACGGCGTCCCCCTTCCCCGGTGACGAGGCCGCGATCCGCGAGCTGTTCGTCCGCCATCTGCTGGAGCCGGTGCGCTTCCGCCAGTTGACGGAGGCGCTGTACGCGGCGGGGTTCCGCGTCTTCGTCCAGGTCGGTACGGGGGCTCTGGCGTCGCTCGTCGGGGACACGCTGGCGGGCCGGGACCATCTCGCCGTCGCCGCCAACTCGCCGCACCGCCCGGGCCTGGCCCAGCTGAGACGTGTCGCGGTGGCCCTTTGGACGGCGGGCGCGCCGGTCGACCCCGGCGTGGTCGACCGGCGCGGCACCGGATCGGCCGGGGCGCCGGAGCGCCGGGCCCGCGGCACCCTCCCCGATGCCGGGTTCACGCCCGCCGGGCCCGCCTCCGCGCCGGCCGGTGGCGCTGGCGCGGCGGGTGCCGCCGCGCCGCGGCTTACGGTACGTCTGGACCTGGGCGGCGGGCTGGTCTCGCTGGATCCGGTGGTGCTCGCCGGGCTGCGGTTGTCGATGCGGGCCGGGCGCGGGGAGGCGGCCGGGGCCGGACCGGCCGTGACCGGTCCCGCCGCTCCGGCGCCGGCCGGCACGGCCGCGCTGGGACCGGTCACGGCCGGCGCAGACACGGCGGGACACTCCGGCGCCGCGGCCGCAGCGCTGTCCGCTGTCGGCGGCGGACAGCGGGCGGAGGGCACCGGAGGCGGGGACGGCACCGGAGGCGGGGCCAGGGCCGGGACCGTGACCGGAAGCGAGGCCGTGACCGGAAGCGAGGCCGTGACCGGGACCAGAGCCGGCAGCAGAACCGGGACCGTGACCGGGAACGGAACCGGACCCGAAACCGAACCCGGAACCGGGAACGGAACCGGGGCCTGGCGCCCGGCGGACCGCTTCCCCGCGCTGGCGGAACTGGACGCGCTGATGCGGGAGACGGCGGCCACCGCCGCCGAGCTCATCGAGGCGGCCGGCCGCCGTCCCGCGCCGGTTCCCCGGCCCGGCGGCCCGGCGCACGCCCGCGCCGCCGTTCCCTCCCCCCGGTCTCCCGGGGCCCGCCCGGTCCGCCCGTCCCCGGGCCCCGGTCCGGCCGCGCCCGCGGACGCGCTCCCGGGCGGGGCGGCCCCAGAGGTGCCCGGAAACCCGTCGGAGTACCCGGTCCGGGTGGGCACCGCGGCGATGCCGTACCTGCTCGACCACTGCTTCTTCCGGCAGCGGGCGGACTGGCCGGAGGTGGCCGACCGATGGCCCGTCGTCCCGGCCACGACGATCGTCCACCATCTGATGGAGGCGGCGGAGCGCGGTGCGCCGGGCAGGCGCGCGGTCGCCGTGCACGAGGCCCGGTTCGACCGGTGGCTGTCCGCCGCCGAGCCCGCGGACGTGGCGGTCCGCACCGCCCCCGCGGGCCCGGGGCGGTTGGCCGTGTCCTTCGGGCCGCACGCCCGCGGTGTCGTGGAGGTCGCCGCGCGGTACCCCGCGCCCCCGCGTCCCTGGGACCCGGCGGGACTCGGCGGCGAACGCGCGCCGGACCACTCGGCCGCCCAGCTGTACGCCGAACGCTGGATGTTCCACGGCCCCGCCTACCAGGGGGTCACCACGCTGCGGGGCATCGGCCGGCGGCACGTCCGTGCGCTGCTGACGACGCCATCGGCGCCGGGCGCGCTGCTGGACAACGTCGGGCAGGTACTCGGCTACTGGATCATGGCGACCGGCACCGAGCGGACGGTGGTGTTCCCGGTGCGGATGAGGCAGATGCGGTTCTTCGGTCCCGCGCCGCGGCCCGGCAGCGCGGTGGAGTGCCTGGTCCGCGTCACCTCGCTCACGGCGGACCTCCTGGAGGCGGATGCGCAGCTGACCTCGGGCGGCCGTGTCTGGGCGGAGCTGACCGGCTGGCAGGACCGCCGGTTCGACAACGACCCGCACACGCGTCCGGTCGAGCGCTTCCCGGAGCGCCACACGCTGTCGGAGGCCCGTCCCGGCGGCTGGGTACTGGTGCACGAGCGCTGGCCGGACCTGGCGTCCCGCGACCTGATCATGCGCAACATGCTCGGGAGCGCCGAACGCGCCGCGTACGAACGGCATTCGCCGCGCGGCCGCCGGCAGTGGCTGCTCGGCCGGATCGCCGCCAAGGACGCCGTACGGCAGTGGCTGTGGCAGCGGGGCGAGGGCCCGGTCTTCCCCGCCGAGCTGAGCGTGGACAACGACGGGCGGGGACGCCCCCGGGTGACCGGGACGCACGGGCGGACCCTGCCGCCGCTGGCCGTCTCCCTCGCGCACCGGGCCGAGGCGGCCGCGGCGATCGTGCGCCCGTACCGGCAGCTCCCGGGCGGGGGCGCGGTCACCGGTCCGGGCATCGACATCGAGGAGGTCGCCGAGCCGTCCGGCGCCACGCTGGCCGCGGCCCTGACGCCCGGTGAGCGCGAGCTGCTGACGGTCTGCCGCACCCGGACCGGCCACGGTGGCGACGAGCGGTTGGGCGCTTCGGCCGCGCTGTGGTTCACCCGCTTCTGGGCGGCGAAGGAGGCGGCGGCGAAGGCGGAGGGGACCGGATTCGACGGCCGTCCCAGGGACTTCGCCGTCGTGGCGGCGTCCGGGGACCGGCTGGCGGTCGAGGTGCGGGGCGCACAGGGCGCACCGGTCCGGGCGTACCGGGTCAGGTGCGAAGAGGTGGCCAACCCTCCGGGGCTTCCCCCGCGCTCGTACGTCGTGGCGTGGACCGAGGGACCGGAACGGCAGCGGAACGGACACGAGGAGGAGGACAGGTGA
- a CDS encoding acyl carrier protein: MTTTHPAGPQGADEDAILADITVMIAEVLEDDGLDGTEVGKHTRFGRDLEFESIDLVTLAGHLEARYGRDVNFAEFVSSMELDDIIELTVGRLVEYVSSCLKSAGAA; the protein is encoded by the coding sequence GTGACCACGACTCATCCGGCGGGTCCGCAGGGGGCGGACGAGGACGCGATACTCGCCGACATCACGGTGATGATCGCGGAGGTTCTCGAGGACGACGGCCTCGACGGCACCGAGGTCGGGAAGCACACCCGGTTCGGCAGGGACCTGGAGTTCGAGAGCATCGACCTGGTCACCCTCGCCGGTCATCTGGAGGCCCGGTACGGGCGGGACGTCAACTTCGCCGAGTTCGTGTCCTCGATGGAACTCGACGACATCATCGAGCTGACCGTCGGCCGGCTGGTCGAATACGTGTCGAGCTGCCTGAAGAGCGCGGGAGCGGCCTGA
- a CDS encoding alpha/beta fold hydrolase, with the protein MAIIETAGVRLHVQRLGQADGRGGGRGGGGGGGETVVLLHGLLTDSLASYYFTVAPAFAAAGLDVVMYDQRGHGRSGRPASGYGLGRFTDDLGALLDLLEVPGRVHLVGNSFGGTVSFGYALRHPDRVASVSVVESEPATASWARKIAGLLDRVRHEMTVNESEALDWITAHRGRRTARLARSAGRLVRDTAIAEELTVCDPVTEDALRLLDRPVLAVYGADSDLCEQAPWLGSLLPRSRTVLVPGHEHSVLVEAPGRVRDEVLAWIAEHPATGGPGRRRPGEGRLAVAVPAEVNAP; encoded by the coding sequence ATGGCGATCATCGAGACCGCCGGTGTCCGCCTGCACGTCCAGCGGCTCGGCCAGGCCGACGGCCGCGGGGGCGGCCGCGGGGGCGGGGGCGGGGGCGGGGAGACCGTCGTCCTGCTGCACGGGCTGCTCACCGACAGCCTGGCCAGCTACTACTTCACCGTGGCTCCCGCGTTCGCCGCGGCCGGGCTGGACGTCGTCATGTACGACCAGAGGGGACACGGCCGCAGCGGAAGGCCGGCCAGCGGCTACGGCCTCGGCAGGTTCACCGACGATCTCGGCGCACTGCTGGACCTGCTGGAGGTCCCCGGCCGGGTGCATCTCGTCGGCAACTCGTTCGGCGGCACGGTGTCCTTCGGCTACGCCCTGCGCCACCCGGACCGGGTCGCCAGTGTCTCGGTCGTCGAGTCCGAGCCCGCGACGGCCTCCTGGGCCCGCAAGATCGCCGGGCTGCTGGACCGGGTGCGGCACGAGATGACCGTCAACGAGAGCGAGGCGCTCGACTGGATCACCGCGCACCGGGGCCGCCGCACGGCCCGGCTCGCGAGGTCCGCGGGCAGGCTGGTACGGGACACCGCGATCGCCGAGGAACTCACCGTCTGCGACCCGGTCACCGAGGACGCGCTGCGCCTGCTGGACCGCCCGGTGCTCGCCGTGTACGGAGCCGACTCCGATCTGTGCGAACAGGCCCCGTGGCTGGGGTCCCTGCTGCCGCGCAGCAGGACGGTGCTGGTGCCGGGCCATGAGCACTCGGTGCTGGTGGAGGCCCCGGGCCGGGTACGCGACGAGGTCCTCGCGTGGATCGCGGAACACCCCGCGACCGGCGGCCCCGGCAGGCGGCGGCCCGGGGAGGGGCGCCTCGCGGTGGCCGTGCCGGCGGAGGTGAACGCCCCGTGA
- a CDS encoding glycosyltransferase, producing MSRYLFVVPPLVGHVNPLVGVAAELAARGHPVAWAGVPELVRRLAGPDARVFPSPASWAEADRPVRPADIRGPEALRFLWERFLVPLADAMADGVREAVLAFRPDVVVADQQAPAGALVAERLGVPWATSATTPAEFTDALAGMPKAAAWIDGLLRELRSRIGDPEGAADPRFSPRLVLAFTVQELAGPPARGGDAIRWVGPSLGARPPLADFPWEWLDAGRATVLVTLGTANTGAGGRFLTACAEALRARADRLQAVVVDPEGALRGRPGTAGACGSSPEAAGARGVRPDGDLLALPAVPQLALLEHVDAVVCHAGHNTVVEALGHGVPLVVAPIRDDQPVVAAQVCAAGAGVRVRFGRATAARIGSAVDAVLYDPGHRAAARAVGSALHAAGGAAAAADHLERMPEKPRTPEKHRTPEAPERREHREPPENGEHREDREHREDPKGREAG from the coding sequence GTGAGCCGCTACCTGTTCGTCGTGCCTCCGCTCGTGGGGCACGTCAATCCCCTGGTGGGGGTCGCCGCGGAGCTGGCAGCCCGCGGCCATCCGGTGGCCTGGGCGGGGGTGCCCGAGCTGGTGCGCCGCCTCGCCGGGCCGGACGCGCGCGTCTTCCCCTCGCCGGCGTCCTGGGCGGAGGCGGACCGCCCCGTCAGGCCGGCGGACATCCGGGGCCCGGAGGCCCTGCGGTTCCTGTGGGAACGGTTCCTGGTGCCGCTCGCGGACGCGATGGCCGACGGCGTAAGGGAGGCGGTGCTGGCGTTCCGGCCCGATGTGGTCGTGGCGGACCAGCAGGCTCCGGCGGGGGCGCTGGTGGCGGAGCGGCTCGGAGTGCCGTGGGCGACGTCGGCGACGACGCCCGCCGAGTTCACGGACGCGCTGGCGGGCATGCCCAAGGCCGCCGCGTGGATCGACGGGCTGCTGAGGGAGCTGCGGTCGCGCATCGGGGACCCGGAGGGCGCGGCGGATCCGCGGTTCTCCCCGCGCCTGGTGCTGGCGTTCACCGTGCAGGAGCTGGCCGGGCCGCCCGCCCGGGGCGGTGACGCGATCCGCTGGGTGGGCCCTTCGCTGGGCGCCCGTCCCCCGCTCGCGGACTTCCCCTGGGAATGGCTGGACGCCGGGCGCGCGACGGTCCTGGTCACCCTCGGCACCGCGAACACCGGTGCCGGAGGGCGCTTCCTGACGGCGTGCGCCGAGGCCCTGCGGGCCCGTGCGGACCGGTTGCAGGCCGTCGTCGTCGACCCGGAGGGAGCCCTCCGGGGCCGTCCCGGCACCGCCGGGGCCTGCGGCAGCTCCCCGGAGGCGGCGGGGGCTCGTGGTGTCCGGCCGGACGGGGATCTGCTCGCCCTCCCCGCCGTGCCGCAGCTCGCGTTGCTGGAGCACGTCGACGCCGTGGTCTGCCATGCCGGTCACAACACGGTGGTCGAGGCCCTGGGGCACGGAGTCCCCCTTGTCGTGGCGCCGATCCGCGACGACCAGCCGGTCGTCGCCGCGCAGGTGTGCGCCGCGGGTGCCGGGGTCCGCGTCCGGTTCGGGCGGGCCACCGCGGCCCGTATCGGGTCCGCCGTGGACGCCGTGCTGTACGACCCCGGCCACCGGGCCGCCGCCCGCGCCGTGGGATCGGCCCTGCACGCGGCGGGCGGAGCCGCGGCCGCGGCCGACCATCTCGAACGAATGCCCGAGAAGCCCCGCACCCCGGAGAAGCACCGCACCCCTGAGGCCCCTGAGCGCCGTGAGCACCGCGAGCCCCCTGAGAACGGTGAGCACCGCGAGGACCGTGAGCACCGCGAGGACCCCAAGGGCCGGGAGGCCGGATGA
- a CDS encoding class I SAM-dependent methyltransferase, which translates to MTSPEQHSRGHRARRETVAALRAEYGAALSGGHRAFFEPLRHGCPWCGSVRIGGHLLTRDLIQHKPGSFRVDRCRSCGHLFQNPRLNARGLDFYYRDFYDRLGEQQLDAMFGGRTRSYRRRAEAVRPHLDGVKRWLDVGTGHGHFCETARTLLPEVAFDGLDRSEGVEVAERRGRVVRGLRGGLTELAPEFAGEYDAVSLFHYLEHCTEPLRELEAARTSLRPGGLLVVEVPDPESRYAHLLGRWWLPWLQPQHLHLMPVGNLRGALSELGFTVLAEQHRTAHEPVDLVAAVWLALEGAVPRDDLPWLVPTGPARRALRGAALLAGVPALAAAALLDHAVAPLAGRLGLYNAYRLVARRG; encoded by the coding sequence ATGACGTCCCCAGAGCAGCACTCCCGAGGACACCGGGCCAGGCGGGAGACCGTGGCGGCACTGCGTGCGGAGTACGGGGCCGCGCTTTCCGGCGGGCATCGGGCGTTCTTCGAGCCGCTGCGCCACGGCTGCCCGTGGTGCGGCTCGGTCCGGATCGGCGGACACCTGCTGACCCGGGACCTGATCCAGCACAAGCCCGGAAGCTTCCGGGTCGACCGCTGCCGCTCCTGCGGCCATCTCTTCCAGAACCCGCGGCTCAACGCCCGGGGGCTCGACTTCTACTACCGCGACTTCTACGACCGGCTCGGCGAACAGCAGCTGGACGCGATGTTCGGCGGGCGCACCAGGTCCTACCGGCGGCGCGCGGAGGCCGTGCGGCCCCATCTCGACGGGGTGAAGCGGTGGCTCGACGTGGGGACCGGGCACGGGCACTTCTGCGAGACGGCCCGGACGCTCCTGCCCGAGGTGGCGTTCGACGGGCTCGACCGGTCCGAGGGGGTCGAGGTCGCCGAGCGCAGGGGCCGGGTGGTGCGGGGCCTGCGGGGCGGCCTGACGGAGCTGGCACCGGAGTTCGCCGGGGAGTACGACGCGGTGAGCCTGTTCCACTACCTGGAGCACTGCACGGAGCCCCTGCGGGAGCTGGAGGCGGCCCGCACGTCACTGCGCCCGGGCGGGCTTCTGGTCGTGGAGGTGCCGGACCCGGAGAGCCGGTACGCGCACCTGCTCGGCCGCTGGTGGCTGCCCTGGCTCCAGCCCCAGCACCTGCATCTCATGCCGGTGGGCAATCTGCGCGGCGCGCTGTCGGAACTGGGGTTCACGGTGCTGGCGGAACAGCACCGGACGGCGCACGAGCCGGTGGACCTGGTGGCCGCCGTGTGGCTGGCGCTGGAAGGGGCCGTGCCGCGGGACGACCTGCCGTGGCTTGTGCCCACCGGTCCGGCACGGCGTGCGCTGCGGGGCGCCGCGCTGCTGGCGGGCGTTCCGGCGCTGGCGGCCGCGGCCCTGCTGGATCACGCGGTCGCGCCCCTCGCCGGCCGCCTCGGACTGTACAACGCGTACCGCCTGGTGGCGCGGAGGGGCTGA
- a CDS encoding PP2C family protein-serine/threonine phosphatase: MIMFGRQRRPRRLYGARWQAALLSPAILTVVITSLAFSTPREIAFSRLLPAAPALAAAMWPVLPTLLLGAFCLVVMVSLSFFYTDLGMPYTGAAIILVTLAAGYASHVRIQREEALFHVRLVADAAQKVLLRPLPSRIHDVEIESLYLAAQEQARIGGDFYEVADTPYGVRLLIGDVRGKGLSAVGAASAVINCFRENAYDQPDLRGITRRLETSITRYTAAFPAQDLPERFATALLVEIPRYGGAIRILNCGHPPPMLVHRGEIRVLEPSTPSPPLNLAALIGDYYHVDTVPFHPGDHLLLYTDGVTETRDRAGAFFPLPEWMLRNGPAAPRDLLDRLHHDLLRYSGGRLDDDIAALAVTRPNSRGPGKTA, translated from the coding sequence GTGATCATGTTCGGTCGGCAGCGGCGCCCTCGTCGCCTCTACGGAGCCAGGTGGCAGGCTGCCCTGCTGTCGCCGGCGATCCTGACCGTCGTCATCACCTCGCTGGCGTTCTCCACACCGAGGGAGATCGCCTTCAGCAGGCTGCTGCCCGCCGCACCCGCGCTCGCCGCGGCCATGTGGCCCGTGCTCCCCACGCTCCTGCTGGGGGCGTTCTGCCTGGTGGTCATGGTCAGCCTGAGCTTCTTCTACACCGACCTGGGCATGCCCTACACCGGTGCGGCGATCATCCTGGTGACCCTGGCCGCGGGGTACGCGAGCCATGTCAGGATCCAGCGGGAGGAGGCTCTCTTCCACGTGCGGCTCGTCGCCGACGCCGCGCAGAAGGTCCTGCTGCGCCCGCTGCCGAGCCGTATCCACGACGTGGAGATCGAGTCGCTGTACCTGGCGGCCCAGGAGCAGGCCCGGATCGGAGGCGACTTCTACGAGGTGGCCGACACCCCCTACGGCGTACGGCTGCTCATCGGCGATGTCCGGGGCAAGGGCCTGTCGGCGGTCGGGGCCGCCTCGGCGGTGATCAACTGCTTCCGGGAGAACGCGTACGACCAGCCCGACCTCAGGGGGATCACCCGGCGGCTGGAGACCAGCATCACCCGCTACACCGCCGCGTTCCCCGCCCAGGACCTCCCCGAGCGCTTCGCCACCGCCCTGCTCGTCGAGATCCCGCGCTACGGCGGAGCCATCCGGATCCTCAACTGCGGCCACCCCCCGCCGATGCTCGTACACCGCGGTGAGATCCGCGTCCTGGAGCCGTCCACCCCGTCTCCGCCGCTGAATCTGGCGGCCCTCATCGGGGACTACTACCACGTCGACACCGTTCCCTTCCATCCGGGCGATCATCTGCTGCTGTACACGGACGGCGTGACGGAGACCCGGGACCGCGCCGGCGCGTTCTTCCCGCTGCCGGAGTGGATGCTGCGCAACGGCCCGGCGGCGCCGCGGGACCTGCTCGACCGGCTCCACCACGACCTGCTCCGCTACAGCGGCGGGCGGCTCGACGACGACATCGCCGCCCTCGCCGTGACCCGCCCCAACAGCCGGGGGCCGGGGAAGACGGCGTAG